In the Candidatus Binatota bacterium genome, one interval contains:
- a CDS encoding prepilin-type N-terminal cleavage/methylation domain-containing protein, protein MKRPLRNPTVTRLTTGSHSSAGDAEKGFTLFELLIAVAIIGILAAVSIPRFTDYRAAAFDSRAQQDLRNVASAQELHHATSDTYAAATADLAGFSSSPGVVMAIAAADAAAFVASSSHPGGKNVYSWDSAAQPAMSSAPQAPAP, encoded by the coding sequence ATGAAACGCCCACTAAGAAACCCAACGGTCACCCGCTTGACCACCGGCAGCCATTCATCGGCTGGCGACGCAGAGAAAGGATTCACCCTTTTCGAGCTGCTCATAGCGGTGGCGATAATCGGCATACTAGCGGCGGTATCGATACCCCGCTTTACCGACTACCGCGCCGCCGCCTTTGACAGCCGTGCCCAGCAGGACCTTCGCAACGTGGCCTCGGCCCAGGAGCTGCACCACGCGACCAGCGACACCTACGCCGCGGCCACCGCCGACCTGGCGGGCTTCTCGTCGTCGCCCGGAGTGGTGATGGCCATAGCGGCGGCCGATGCCGCGGCCTTCGTGGCAAGCTCCAGTCACCCCGGTGGCAAGAACGTGTACAGCTGGGACAGCGCTGCCCAACCCGCCATGTCTTCGGCCCCGCAGGCGCCGGCTCCCTGA
- a CDS encoding ferritin-like domain-containing protein, with protein sequence MKYTQNHPLPLPPGGSHETVVSEVGTVFDWGYKLEREDLLALYEKGKAASWNAADLDWDTPVDLEGWIDERIHAGAQQVMEEMLSPPEKLEPRQFMELNLNMNAWMLSQFLHGEQGALLATSKIVLEAPDEEAKFYGANQVQDEARHVEVYHRYITEKVGRSFEVNKHLGVLLNDILTDSRWDMTYLGMQIMVEGLALAAFSFMKVQMPDEPLLQDFTSRILQDEARHVAFGVLTLESIYEGGLTASELREREDFVIEATHLMHDRLLMEQVYERMGLDVDRWIEWAIHTPFMTGFRQMLFSKIVPNLRRLGLLTPRVREEFDRLGILHFESGKDSTEDAQPLPPEELLAVMSELQAPGSA encoded by the coding sequence ATGAAATACACCCAGAACCACCCTCTCCCCCTGCCCCCGGGCGGCAGCCACGAAACCGTTGTATCCGAGGTCGGCACCGTCTTTGACTGGGGCTACAAGCTCGAGCGCGAGGACCTGCTGGCGCTGTACGAGAAAGGAAAGGCCGCGAGCTGGAACGCGGCGGATCTTGACTGGGACACCCCGGTAGACCTCGAAGGTTGGATAGACGAACGCATTCACGCGGGCGCCCAGCAGGTGATGGAAGAAATGCTGTCGCCGCCCGAAAAACTGGAGCCGCGACAGTTCATGGAGCTCAACCTCAATATGAACGCGTGGATGCTCTCACAGTTTCTCCACGGAGAGCAGGGCGCGTTGCTGGCCACCTCTAAGATAGTGCTCGAGGCGCCTGACGAGGAGGCCAAGTTCTACGGTGCCAACCAGGTGCAGGACGAGGCCCGCCACGTGGAGGTCTATCACCGCTACATCACCGAGAAAGTGGGCCGCAGCTTCGAGGTCAACAAGCACCTGGGCGTGTTGCTCAACGATATACTCACCGACTCGAGGTGGGACATGACCTACCTGGGCATGCAGATCATGGTTGAAGGCCTGGCCCTGGCTGCCTTCTCGTTCATGAAGGTGCAGATGCCCGACGAGCCCCTGCTGCAGGATTTCACCTCGCGGATTCTACAGGACGAGGCTCGGCACGTGGCCTTCGGCGTACTCACTCTTGAGAGTATTTACGAAGGCGGGCTGACCGCCTCCGAACTGCGCGAGCGCGAGGACTTCGTCATCGAGGCGACCCATCTCATGCACGACCGCCTGCTGATGGAGCAGGTTTACGAGCGCATGGGCCTGGACGTTGACCGCTGGATAGAATGGGCCATACACACGCCCTTCATGACAGGTTTCAGGCAGATGCTGTTCTCCAAGATCGTGCCTAACCTCAGGCGCCTGGGGCTGCTCACGCCTCGCGTGCGCGAGGAGTTCGACCGCCTGGGCATACTGCATTTTGAAAGCGGTAAGGATTCAACCGAAGACGCGCAGCCCCTGCCGCCCGAAGAGCTGCTGGCCGTCATGTCCGAACTCCAGGCCCCCGGCTCTGCCTGA
- a CDS encoding DNA-3-methyladenine glycosylase 2 family protein — MTSASKSLPARPTRSQLAELARRDPVMARALKHYGPFPGFPQPENRRVPHFESLARSIVFQQLAGAAARAIWQRVIALTPGARLAPPARLLSLPEDQLRGAGLSRNKVAALCDLARRANDGSLGLRRAALLGDDEIIERLVTVRGIGPWTAQMFLMFKLGRLNVMPSTDLGVQEGARALYRLDQRPTPGELTERARSWAPLRSVAAWTLWRVKDGDDEGGW; from the coding sequence GTGACTTCCGCTTCAAAGTCCCTGCCTGCGCGACCCACGAGGTCGCAGCTGGCCGAGCTCGCCCGACGCGACCCGGTCATGGCGCGGGCGCTCAAACACTACGGGCCGTTCCCAGGTTTTCCGCAGCCCGAGAACCGCCGCGTACCCCACTTCGAATCGTTGGCACGCAGTATAGTTTTCCAACAGCTCGCAGGAGCAGCGGCCCGAGCCATATGGCAACGCGTGATCGCGCTCACTCCAGGAGCGCGGCTGGCCCCACCAGCGCGCTTGCTGTCCCTGCCCGAAGACCAGCTGCGCGGCGCAGGCCTGTCTCGCAACAAGGTCGCGGCCCTGTGCGATCTCGCGCGCAGGGCCAACGACGGCAGCCTGGGTTTGCGCCGAGCGGCGTTGCTGGGGGACGACGAAATCATCGAGCGCCTGGTCACCGTTCGCGGCATAGGACCGTGGACAGCGCAGATGTTTCTCATGTTCAAGCTGGGCCGGCTCAATGTCATGCCCAGCACCGATCTCGGCGTGCAGGAAGGCGCGCGCGCGCTCTACCGACTCGACCAGCGGCCCACGCCCGGCGAGCTGACCGAGCGGGCGCGTTCCTGGGCGCCACTGCGCAGCGTGGCCGCGTGGACGCTATGGCGCGTGAAAGATGGCGACGACGAAGGCGGGTGGTAG
- the aroE gene encoding shikimate dehydrogenase has product MAKKPAAVEGTTKIVGIFGDPVDHSLSPRMHNAAFAELELDYVYVPLRANRRNLKEAVRSMRALGIVGANVTVPFKQDALKLAQRLTPTAKAIGAVNTLYFDDKRLVGDNTDGVGFVDALAAHGLRARKKRVLIIGAGGSARAVLHGLLEAGAADVVVANRTLSRAARLAHDLSRRDSQVRAARLDLLDDFDFLETRQLVVNCTPVGLKGENFLDYDVDSTPKDCLHFDLAYAEKPTPFLAMAAGRKRPTVDGRYMLLFQGAAAFKRFTGRRAPLAVMAKALGIKLPG; this is encoded by the coding sequence ATGGCAAAAAAACCGGCAGCCGTTGAAGGCACGACAAAGATCGTGGGCATTTTTGGTGACCCGGTTGACCACAGCCTGAGCCCGCGCATGCACAACGCGGCTTTCGCAGAGCTGGAGCTGGACTACGTGTACGTTCCCCTGCGCGCCAATCGCCGCAATCTCAAGGAAGCCGTGCGCTCCATGCGCGCGCTGGGAATCGTGGGCGCCAACGTAACCGTGCCCTTCAAGCAGGACGCGCTCAAGCTCGCGCAACGCCTCACGCCCACGGCCAAGGCCATAGGCGCGGTGAACACGCTGTACTTCGACGACAAGCGATTGGTGGGCGACAACACCGACGGCGTGGGCTTTGTCGACGCGCTGGCGGCACACGGCCTGCGGGCGCGCAAAAAGCGAGTGCTCATCATAGGCGCGGGGGGCTCTGCTCGCGCGGTGCTGCACGGGCTGCTCGAGGCCGGGGCGGCCGACGTGGTGGTGGCCAACCGCACCCTCTCGCGTGCGGCACGGCTGGCGCACGACCTGTCGCGGCGTGACTCCCAGGTGAGAGCGGCCAGGCTCGACCTGCTCGACGACTTTGATTTTCTCGAAACGCGGCAGCTGGTCGTCAACTGCACCCCGGTGGGGCTCAAGGGCGAGAACTTCCTCGACTACGACGTGGATTCGACCCCCAAAGACTGCCTGCACTTTGACCTCGCCTACGCGGAGAAGCCTACGCCTTTTCTCGCCATGGCCGCCGGCCGCAAACGCCCCACCGTGGACGGACGCTACATGCTGTTGTTCCAGGGCGCGGCGGCGTTCAAGCGCTTCACCGGGCGACGAGCGCCCCTGGCAGTGATGGCCAAGGCGCTGGGCATCAAGCTACCCGGCTGA
- a CDS encoding type II/IV secretion system protein, protein MVAGMAETSADTTKGVAPGEATAPAVRLLDHYLAQAADNGASDLHFEPSGGRMQVRVRIDGSLRALPPPPRGLESALLTRARLLSRVNLAERRLPCDGRFRWQGKSSVTLDLRASFLPVDGGEKLVLRLMPGDGHPRPIEDLGMDEADLALLETTLARPSGMLVCAGPTGAGKTSTLYAALARLATPRRATVTVEDPVEMRLDGVTQVQVDDDAGRSFAVVLRSLLRQDPDVVMIGEMRDGESAAIACRAALTGHLVLTTLHTADTHEAVVRLRDMGVASYLVSATVSLVVAQRLLRKLCSHCRRQSKPAAHESQLYRACGLAVPRVLARAVGCRCCRGEGYSGRSAVFEVMNRDGGVDRPPRRTLMTAALAAAADLGTTFDEAVAACPAPHESLAGRPTA, encoded by the coding sequence ATGGTCGCGGGCATGGCTGAAACTTCTGCAGACACGACCAAAGGGGTGGCGCCGGGAGAGGCGACCGCCCCTGCCGTGAGGCTGCTCGACCACTACCTCGCGCAGGCGGCCGACAACGGGGCCTCCGACCTGCACTTTGAGCCCTCGGGCGGGCGCATGCAGGTGCGCGTGCGTATTGACGGCAGCCTGCGCGCGCTGCCGCCCCCGCCCCGCGGGTTGGAAAGCGCCCTGCTCACCCGCGCGCGCCTGCTCTCGCGCGTAAACCTGGCCGAGCGACGCCTGCCCTGCGACGGCCGCTTTCGCTGGCAGGGCAAGTCCTCGGTGACACTGGACCTGAGGGCTTCGTTCCTTCCCGTTGACGGCGGCGAAAAGCTCGTCCTGCGCCTGATGCCAGGCGACGGCCACCCGCGCCCCATCGAAGACCTGGGCATGGACGAGGCCGACCTCGCGCTGCTCGAAACCACTCTCGCCCGCCCCTCTGGCATGCTGGTCTGCGCGGGCCCCACCGGCGCCGGCAAGACCAGCACGCTGTACGCTGCCCTGGCGCGCCTCGCCACCCCGCGCAGGGCGACCGTCACCGTGGAGGACCCCGTAGAGATGCGCCTTGACGGGGTTACCCAGGTGCAGGTCGACGACGACGCCGGGCGCAGTTTTGCCGTCGTGCTGCGCAGCCTGCTCAGGCAGGACCCCGACGTGGTGATGATCGGCGAAATGCGCGACGGCGAGAGCGCCGCCATAGCCTGCCGCGCCGCACTCACCGGCCACCTGGTACTCACTACCCTGCACACCGCCGACACCCACGAGGCCGTGGTGCGACTTCGCGACATGGGCGTAGCGTCTTACCTGGTGTCGGCCACCGTGTCGCTGGTGGTCGCGCAACGACTGCTGCGAAAACTCTGCAGCCACTGCCGCCGCCAATCCAAGCCGGCAGCCCACGAATCGCAACTGTACCGTGCCTGCGGACTGGCAGTCCCCCGGGTCCTGGCACGGGCAGTGGGCTGTCGGTGTTGCCGGGGCGAGGGCTACTCGGGGCGCAGCGCGGTGTTTGAAGTCATGAACCGCGACGGTGGGGTCGACCGGCCACCACGGCGCACGCTGATGACGGCAGCACTGGCGGCGGCCGCTGACTTGGGCACCACCTTCGACGAGGCCGTGGCCGCTTGCCCGGCACCACACGAATCGCTTGCAGGGAGGCCAACCGCATGA
- a CDS encoding acyl-CoA dehydrogenase: MDLSYGPRYEDFRAEVKSFLADNADRAPRMTMRVVEHNQEVVDWQKTLIEAGYAARTIPREYGGYGAEPDLLETMIIAEEFSAAHVSQGAAGQGISMLVPTLLEYGSEEQKRRYVPPTVNAELLWCQGYSEPGSGSDLASLSTRAELDGDQWVINGHKIWTSTAVEAGMMFILVRTEPEASKHRGISYLLVDMDTPGIEIRPLRMMTGSSDFNEVFLEDVRVPRENLVGERGQGWQIGKTTLVHERNFLGSSALTEGMLAACRKTLAAGADEQGGGNLVHGDRLMQLEARALAMKYHGLRMLTDRLKGRNPGAAGLITKLNGCQLNNDICSLAIDGLADYGILYRGSPHAVDDGAWQKQYMFQLGMIIGGGTAQIQKNIISERGLGMPREPRATTGS, from the coding sequence ATGGATCTCAGCTACGGCCCCCGCTACGAAGACTTCCGCGCCGAAGTAAAATCATTCCTCGCCGATAATGCCGACCGTGCGCCGCGCATGACCATGCGCGTGGTCGAACACAACCAGGAGGTGGTCGACTGGCAGAAAACGCTGATCGAAGCGGGCTACGCTGCGCGTACCATACCGCGCGAGTACGGTGGCTACGGCGCCGAACCCGACCTGCTCGAGACCATGATTATAGCCGAGGAGTTCAGCGCCGCGCACGTGTCGCAGGGCGCCGCCGGCCAGGGCATAAGCATGCTCGTGCCCACGCTGCTCGAGTACGGCAGCGAAGAACAGAAACGCCGCTACGTGCCACCCACCGTCAATGCCGAACTGCTATGGTGCCAGGGCTACAGCGAGCCGGGGTCGGGCAGCGACCTGGCAAGCCTGTCGACGCGGGCTGAACTTGACGGCGACCAGTGGGTGATCAACGGCCACAAGATCTGGACCAGCACCGCGGTTGAAGCGGGCATGATGTTTATACTCGTGCGCACCGAACCCGAGGCCTCCAAGCACCGCGGTATCAGTTACCTGCTGGTCGACATGGACACGCCGGGTATAGAGATACGCCCGCTGCGCATGATGACCGGCAGCTCGGACTTCAACGAGGTTTTTCTCGAAGACGTGCGCGTGCCACGGGAAAATCTCGTGGGCGAACGAGGCCAGGGCTGGCAGATAGGTAAGACCACGCTTGTGCACGAGCGTAATTTCCTGGGTTCGAGCGCGCTTACCGAGGGCATGCTGGCCGCCTGCCGAAAAACACTTGCCGCGGGTGCCGACGAACAGGGCGGCGGTAATCTCGTGCACGGCGACCGGCTGATGCAGCTCGAGGCTCGCGCCCTGGCCATGAAGTACCACGGCCTGCGCATGCTCACCGACCGGCTCAAGGGGCGCAACCCGGGCGCGGCCGGCCTGATCACAAAGCTCAACGGCTGCCAGCTCAACAATGACATCTGTTCGCTGGCCATCGACGGGCTGGCGGACTACGGCATTCTGTACCGCGGCTCGCCGCACGCGGTGGACGACGGCGCGTGGCAGAAGCAGTACATGTTTCAGCTGGGCATGATCATCGGCGGTGGCACGGCGCAGATCCAGAAGAATATAATTTCGGAACGCGGGCTTGGCATGCCCCGCGAACCCAGGGCGACGACGGGTAGCTGA
- a CDS encoding MAPEG family protein, translating into MTASLHCLMGFVYWTVFLVLCIATVRISQVATGKATSGDFPSGQQHGGDMYWRLNRAHANCLENLPIFAAVVLVAAAIGYGSDLFDNLARVYVFARVGQSLVHIASASEAAVSVRFAMYGTQVVCVVWMALQLSMG; encoded by the coding sequence ATGACTGCTTCACTGCACTGCTTGATGGGTTTTGTATACTGGACGGTGTTCCTGGTGCTCTGTATCGCCACGGTCAGGATCAGCCAGGTCGCGACCGGCAAGGCCACCTCGGGTGACTTTCCCAGCGGACAACAACACGGCGGCGACATGTACTGGCGGCTCAACCGCGCCCACGCCAACTGCCTAGAGAACCTGCCCATCTTCGCGGCGGTCGTGCTGGTGGCCGCGGCCATAGGCTATGGCTCGGACTTGTTCGACAACCTCGCGCGCGTGTACGTGTTTGCCCGCGTAGGCCAGTCGCTGGTGCACATAGCCTCGGCCAGCGAGGCGGCGGTGTCGGTACGCTTCGCCATGTACGGCACCCAGGTCGTGTGCGTGGTGTGGATGGCGTTGCAGCTGAGCATGGGCTGA
- a CDS encoding acyl-CoA dehydrogenase: MDFGLSPEQELLRDSLRGWLADELPIERVRETLDSDDAGAARRAAGDATAMQGLAEQGVLGVMLPEEHGGAGLGLLDAVVVATEMGRALTTVSYHSACVSAPLLLAGAGSAEQKSSWLPGVSSGKCLLSFAVGELEERDGVLTGELRFVPDTATADAFVVVSGNGSEARAWLVERNAAGLETRDYHNIDTTRQLGELQFSDTPAEALAESDDLAGLVARVSDAARVVLAADSFGACERALEEAIEYAGMREQFGRVVASFQAVKHMCAETFAELEPLRSLGWYAAFAWDEQRDDAARTVALLKAHSAEVSTRSVMTTTQVYGGMGFTWECNQQLWFKRVGYNRQALGGPVAERARALSL; the protein is encoded by the coding sequence ATGGATTTCGGACTTTCACCCGAGCAGGAACTGTTGCGCGACTCGCTCAGGGGTTGGCTGGCCGACGAGCTTCCGATCGAACGCGTGCGCGAGACCCTGGACAGCGACGATGCGGGTGCCGCAAGGCGCGCTGCGGGAGACGCCACGGCTATGCAGGGGCTGGCCGAGCAAGGGGTGCTCGGTGTGATGCTGCCCGAGGAGCACGGTGGTGCGGGCCTTGGACTGCTCGACGCCGTGGTGGTGGCCACCGAGATGGGCCGGGCGCTGACAACGGTTTCTTATCACTCGGCCTGCGTGTCCGCGCCGTTGTTGTTGGCGGGCGCGGGCAGCGCCGAACAGAAATCGAGCTGGTTGCCCGGCGTATCCAGCGGCAAATGTCTTTTGTCTTTTGCCGTGGGCGAGCTGGAAGAACGCGACGGCGTGCTCACGGGTGAGCTCAGGTTTGTGCCCGACACCGCTACGGCCGACGCGTTCGTGGTCGTGTCGGGTAACGGTAGCGAAGCCCGGGCGTGGCTGGTCGAGCGCAACGCCGCCGGCCTCGAGACCCGCGACTACCACAACATAGACACCACCCGGCAGTTGGGTGAACTGCAGTTCAGCGACACCCCAGCCGAAGCCCTGGCCGAGAGCGACGACCTCGCGGGCCTGGTCGCGCGGGTGAGCGACGCTGCTCGAGTGGTGCTGGCGGCCGATTCCTTTGGGGCCTGCGAGCGGGCGCTCGAGGAGGCCATAGAGTACGCCGGTATGCGCGAGCAGTTTGGACGTGTGGTCGCCAGCTTCCAGGCCGTCAAGCACATGTGCGCCGAGACTTTTGCGGAGCTTGAACCGCTGCGGTCGCTGGGCTGGTACGCGGCCTTCGCCTGGGACGAGCAACGCGACGACGCGGCTCGCACGGTGGCCCTGCTCAAGGCCCACTCGGCCGAGGTGTCGACCCGGTCGGTCATGACCACCACCCAGGTCTACGGTGGCATGGGTTTCACCTGGGAATGTAATCAGCAGTTGTGGTTCAAACGCGTGGGTTACAACCGGCAAGCCCTTGGCGGGCCGGTTGCCGAGCGCGCCCGTGCGCTATCCCTGTAA
- a CDS encoding prepilin peptidase, with amino-acid sequence MLELFAFLLGLATGSFLNVCIVRIPRELSVVHPRSHCPACERELSWYENLPLLSYLALLGRCRSCKQPIGLRYPAVELITALLFLALSMQGFSTAAFFVYATLASALVVITFIDIDHYIIPDVITLPTIIVSPALALFVHHVSFTDSLLGILVGGGLLWSVAWAYEKLRGQEGMGLGDVKLLAMTGGLLGWKAALFTLAAGSVVGSVVGIGVMIAQRRGMGTALPFGPFLAAGALAWVFWGPQFLDWYLSSAGGWSAGTWSAVVLPMIGA; translated from the coding sequence ATGCTGGAGTTATTTGCCTTCCTGCTCGGCCTGGCAACGGGCAGTTTTCTCAACGTGTGTATCGTCAGGATCCCCAGGGAACTGTCGGTGGTGCACCCGCGCTCGCACTGCCCCGCCTGCGAACGGGAACTGTCCTGGTACGAAAACCTGCCGCTGTTGAGCTACCTCGCGCTCCTCGGGCGCTGTCGCTCGTGCAAGCAGCCCATCGGCCTGCGCTACCCGGCGGTCGAGCTGATCACCGCGCTGTTGTTCCTGGCCCTGTCGATGCAGGGATTCTCAACGGCCGCTTTTTTTGTCTACGCGACGCTGGCATCGGCACTGGTGGTCATAACCTTTATCGATATCGACCACTACATCATCCCCGATGTCATCACGCTCCCAACCATCATTGTGTCGCCAGCCCTGGCGTTGTTCGTGCACCACGTCAGCTTCACAGATTCACTGCTGGGCATACTAGTGGGCGGCGGCCTGCTGTGGTCTGTGGCCTGGGCCTACGAAAAACTGCGCGGCCAGGAAGGCATGGGCCTGGGTGACGTCAAGCTGCTGGCCATGACCGGCGGACTGCTGGGATGGAAGGCGGCACTGTTCACGCTGGCGGCAGGCTCGGTGGTGGGCTCGGTTGTGGGCATCGGGGTGATGATCGCCCAGCGCAGGGGGATGGGCACGGCCCTGCCATTTGGGCCGTTTCTCGCCGCCGGTGCACTGGCCTGGGTTTTCTGGGGCCCGCAGTTCCTCGACTGGTACCTGTCGTCGGCCGGGGGTTGGTCTGCGGGGACGTGGTCGGCCGTTGTGTTGCCGATGATCGGGGCCTGA
- a CDS encoding enoyl-CoA hydratase (Catalyzes the reversible hydration of unsaturated fatty acyl-CoA to beta-hydroxyacyl-CoA) gives MTINRPERMNALHPAANREMAEVIDGFAADPELWVAIVTGSGERAFSAGNDLKHTAENKGDMAMPPSGFGGLTHRFDLTKPVIAAVNGVALGGGFEIALACDIILCSDTAVFGLPEPKVGLAALAGGIHRLPRQIGMKNAMGMMLTGRHVDAATAERYGLVQEICAPDQLMVRARAWAGEIAACAPLSIRASKAAAMGGLGRPLPEAVQMRFDELKELFESEDFIEGPRAFAEKRAPEWKGR, from the coding sequence ATGACCATCAACCGGCCCGAGCGCATGAACGCCCTGCACCCGGCCGCCAACCGCGAGATGGCCGAGGTGATCGACGGCTTCGCTGCCGATCCCGAGCTGTGGGTGGCCATCGTGACCGGGTCGGGCGAGCGCGCCTTCTCAGCCGGCAACGACCTCAAGCACACCGCCGAGAACAAGGGCGACATGGCCATGCCGCCGTCGGGTTTCGGCGGGCTCACTCATCGCTTCGATCTCACCAAGCCGGTGATAGCCGCGGTCAACGGTGTGGCGCTGGGCGGAGGCTTCGAGATCGCCCTGGCCTGCGACATCATACTGTGCTCGGACACCGCCGTGTTCGGCTTGCCCGAGCCCAAGGTGGGACTGGCCGCGCTGGCCGGCGGCATCCATAGGCTTCCGCGACAGATCGGCATGAAAAACGCCATGGGCATGATGCTCACCGGCCGCCACGTGGACGCTGCCACTGCCGAGCGCTACGGCCTGGTGCAGGAGATCTGCGCACCCGACCAGCTCATGGTGCGGGCGCGGGCCTGGGCCGGCGAGATCGCCGCTTGTGCACCCTTGTCTATACGCGCGAGCAAGGCAGCCGCCATGGGGGGACTGGGACGACCGCTGCCCGAAGCCGTACAGATGCGCTTTGACGAGCTCAAGGAATTGTTCGAGTCCGAAGACTTCATCGAGGGACCCCGTGCGTTTGCCGAAAAGCGCGCGCCCGAGTGGAAGGGACGCTGA